Proteins from a genomic interval of Fusarium oxysporum Fo47 chromosome I, complete sequence:
- a CDS encoding 14-3-3 domain-containing protein — translation MATERESKTFLARLCEQAERYDEMVTYMKEVAKLGGELTVDERNLLSVAYKNVVGTRRASWRIISSIEQKEESKGSDKHVSTIKDYRNKIETELEKVCQDVLDVLDDFLIPNAATGESKVFYHKMKGDYHRYLAEFASGEKRKGAATAAHDAYKSATDVAQTELTPTHPIRLGLALNFSVFYYEILNSPDRACHLAKQAFDDAIAELDSLSEESYRDSTLIMQLLRDNLTLWTSSDSAEGEAAGAADAPKKEEGEAAKPAEPAAAPAEEPAPAAAS, via the exons ATGGCCACCGAG CGTGAAAG CAAGACCTTCCTGGCCCGCCTCTGCGAGCAGGCCGAGCGCTACGATGAGATGGTCACCTACATGAAGGAGGTGGCTAAGCTGGGCGGAGAGCTCACCGTTGACGAGCGTAACCTCCTCAGCGTCGCCTACAAGAACGTTGTCGGCACCCGACGTGCCTCATGGCGCATCATCTCCTCGATCGAGCAGAAGGAGGAATCTAAGGGCTCCGACAAGCACGTATCCACCATCAAGGACTACCGCAACAAGATCGAGACCgagctcgagaaggtctGCCAGGATGTTCTCGATGTCCTCGACGACTTCCTCATCCCCAACGCCGCCACCGGCGAGTCCAAGGTCTTCTACCACAAGAT GAAGGGTGACTACCACCGTTACCTCGCTGAATTCGCCTCTGGTGAGAAGCGCAAGGGTGCTGCTACCGCTGCCCACGATGCTTATAAG AGCGCTACCGATGTTGCCCAGACTGAGCTCACTCCCACTCACCCCATCCGTCTGGGTCTCGCTCTCAACTTCTCCGTCTTCTACTACGAGATCTTGAACTCCCCCGACCGTGCTTGCCACCTCGCGAAGCAGGCCTTCGACGATGCTATTGCCGAGCTCGACTCCCTCTCTGAGGAGTCTTACCGCGACAGCACCCTGATCATGCAGCTCCTCCGCGACAACCTCACCCTCTGGACTTCTAGCGACAGCGCTGAGGGCGAGGCCGCTGGTGCTGCCGATGCtcccaagaaggaggagggcGAGGCTGCCAAGCCCGCTGAGCCTGCCGCCGCCCCTGCTGAGGAGCCTGCGCCTGCTGCCGCCTCCTAA
- a CDS encoding Alpha/Beta hydrolase protein, with amino-acid sequence MRLRPVNTMRTLTLQLILITSCLALSNPLSILRHSNNSPDTKPYGISVPLFATLERLSRLVDIAYCIGTTGVRKPFDCVSRCSEFPSLDLVNTWNTGPLLSDSCGYIAVDHGVRQRGDNDAYMAGEPAIVVAFRGTYSIANTIVDLSTVPQEYVPYPSPDNGGEEPPDEPEHQCTNCTVHMGFLQSWRNARRLVLPQLRQLRLQYPSYPVQLVGHSLGGSVACLAALELKISLGWQDVIVTTFGEPRVGNEGLARFVDEVFHLDGQDDLEGREYRRVTHKEDPVPLLPLGEWGYKSHAGEIYIAKQELSPSEADIYMCIGDNDPKCISGADDSLWMTIRRLFHVKGLLTASDKLAELNGFPSRFKLWQLLFAHRDYFWRLGLCVPGGDPADWGRGRYQAPETEEL; translated from the coding sequence ATGCGACTCAGACCTGTCAACACGATGAGGACACTGACTCTTCAGCTGATTCTCATCACTTCATGCCTCGCTCTGAGCAATCCATTATCAATACTCAGGCACAGCAATAATAGTCCTGATACTAAGCCCTACGGCATATCAGTGCCCTTATTTGCAACGCTCGAGCGTCTGTCGCGGCTCGTCGACATTGCCTATTGTATTGGCACCACAGGAGTCAGGAAACCCTTCGACTGTGTATCGCGCTGCAGCGAGTTTCCCAGTCTCGATCTCGTCAATACGTGGAATACTGGCCCTTTACTCAGTGACAGTTGCGGCTATATCGCTGTTGATCACGGTGTGAGACAACGCGGAGACAATGACGCTTACATGGCTGGTGAGCCTGCTATCGTGGTGGCCTTCCGCGGTACCTACAGCATCGCCAATACGATTGTCGATCTGAGTACTGTACCGCAAGAGTATGTGCCGTACCCGTCTCCTGACAACGGCGGAGAAGAACCTCCGGACGAACCGGAGCATCAATGTACAAATTGTACGGTGCACATGGGGTTCCTCCAGTCCTGGAGGAATGCTCGACGCCTCGTACTTCCACAATTGAGACAGTTGAGGCTCCAATATCCTTCTTATCCTGTTCAGCTTGTAGGCCATAGCCTAGGAGGTTCCGTCGCTTGCCTCGCTGCACTGGAGCTCAAGATATCTCTAGGGTGGCAGGACGTCATAGTCACGACTTTTGGTGAGCCCCGAGTTGGGAATGAAGGGCTCGCTCGCTTCGTCGATGAGGTCTTCCACCtagatggccaagatgatcTCGAGGGGCGAGAATACAGGCGGGTTACTCACAAGGAAGACCCCGTGCCCCTTCTTCCCCTGGGCGAATGGGGTTACAAGTCACACGCAGGTGAGATATACATCGCCAAACAGGAGCTCAGCCCTTCTGAAGCCGATATTTACATGTGTATCGGCGACAACGATCCGAAATGCATATCGGGGGCAGACGACTCGTTATGGATGACGATACGCCGCTTGTTCCATGTCAAAGGCCTTCTTACGGCCTCGGACAAATTGGCGGAGTTGAATGGATTCCCTTCCAGATTCAAGCTATGGCAACTGCTGTTTGCTCATCGGGACTACTTCTGGAGACTAGGCCTCTGTGTACCAGGAGGCGACCCTGCAGATTGGGGCAGAGGACGATACCAAGCACCGGAAACGGAAGAGTTATGA
- a CDS encoding heme peroxidase, producing MASATRQFARAATRATRNGFAIAPRQVIRQQGRRYYSSEPAQKSSSAWMWLTGAAVAGGAGYYFYANGASSATPKVFNPTKDDYQKVYNEIAARLEEKDDYDDGSYGPVLVRLAWHASGTYDKETGTGGSNGATMRFAPEADHGANAGLAAARTFLEPVKEKFPWITYSDLWILAGVCAIQEMLGPAIPYRPGRSDRDVSGCTPDGRLPDASKRSGHLRDIFYRMGFNDQEIVALSGAHALGRCHTDRSGYEGPWTFSPTVLTNDYFRLLVEEKWQWKKWNGPAQYEDKSTKSLMMLPSDIALIEDKKFKPWVEKYAKDNDAFFKDFSDVVLRLFELGVPFAQGTENQRWTFKPTNQE from the coding sequence ATGGCCTCCGCTACCCGACAGTTCGCCCGCGCGGCCACTCGCGCCACTCGCAACGGCTTCGCCATTGCTCCTAGACAGGTCATCCGCCAGCAGGGTCGCCGATACTATTCTTCTGAGCCCGCGCAGAAGTCATCTTCCGCCTGGATGTGGTTGACCGGTGCCGCTGtcgctggtggtgctggttACTACTTCTACGCCAACGGCGCTTCTTCCGCTACCCCCAAGGTTTTCAACCCTACCAAGGACGACTATCAGAAGGTTTACAACGAGATTGCTGCTCGCctggaggagaaggatgaCTATGATGACGGCAGCTACGGCCCCGTTCTCGTACGTCTCGCTTGGCACGCCAGCGGTACCTACGACAAGGAGACTGGCACTGGTGGCAGCAATGGTGCCACCATGCGATTCGCCCCTGAGGCTGACCACGGCGCCAATGCTGGTCTGGCTGCTGCCCGCACCTTCCTCGAACCCGTGAAGGAGAAGTTCCCTTGGATCACCTACTCTGACCTCTGGATCCTTGCTGGTGTTTGCGCTATCCAGGAGATGCTGGGCCCTGCCATTCCTTACCGACCTGGTCGCTCTGATCGTGATGTCTCTGGTTGCACACCCGACGGACGTCTTCCCGACGCCTCAAAGCGCTCTGGACATCTCCGAGACATTTTCTACCGTATGGGCTTCAACGACCAGGAAATTGTCGCCCTCTCCGGCGCCCACGCTCTTGGCCGCTGCCACACTGACCGATCCGGCTACGAAGGTCCCTGGACTTTCTCCCCTACCGTCCTGACCAACGACTACTTCCGCCTACTTGTCGAAGAGAAGTGGCAGTGGAAGAAGTGGAACGGCCCTGCTCAGTACGAAGACAAGTCTACCAAGTCTCTGATGATGCTTCCTAGCGACATTGCCCTGATCGAggacaagaagttcaagcCTTGGGTCGAGAAGTACGCCAAGGATAACGATGCCTTCTTCAAGGACTTTTCCGACGTCGTTCTCCGACTATTCGAGCTCGGTGTTCCTTTCGCCCAGGGCACTGAGAACCAGCGCTGGACCTTTAAGCCCACAAACCAGGAATAA
- a CDS encoding SacI homology domain-containing protein has product MEYSSGAYSSQAPSPEKSCELYIRDYPHRSIAIVSTSHTLILRYTTSTSEAIANGSLTSLATSTRSRGNPGEALVSKCMVEFAPVSRHLLQDYRRLTHRPIYGTLGLITVNSEVFLSVITHATRAATLRPGETVERINGVAFYCLSSADYDDVVPLESLDPEFSDSASVQSAPYGQGLGRREVAMEHPCHELRNLLSNGTFYYSTDFDLTNRLQDRPINSNSFEIDNFDDGFLWNSFMISPLVQFRSRLMPHERAALDSSRILTSAIRGFCKTMTIPLSSSPLKNVKSGMPSFMTLISRLSCRRAGTRFNSRGIDDDGHVANFVETETTFWSPAGTMFSYAQVRGSVPVFWEQAADLIPGRQKITVTRSPDGTQPAFNKHFEELEQSYGAVHVINLLSETKPGEVELSTLYHNGIKHCPLSRAGPDGSSDHALLRETNYDFHAETKGPAGYEAARDIRRYIEDSTDGFAYFLAEETSEPRYDHDGSGQARMVVVLQQEGVFRTNCLDCLDRTNLVQTMISQMAVEAFLGHRGEFAASDFWMRHSSLWADNGDSLSKTYAGTGALKSSFTRHGKMSLAGAVADVRKSVQRIYHNNFLDPSRQITIDMLLGRLVGQAPVLLFDPISDFVSTELSKRSSEFTSYNSITIWVGTFNLNGRTEGVNDDLGPWLFPETLGDAQPDIYVVGFQEIVELSPQQIMNSDPSRKNLWERAVKRNLNDRQKRLGGERYVLLRSGQLVGAALCIFVKTPSLANIKNVEGSVKKTGMSGMAGNKGAVAIRFDYANTHICFVTAHLAAGFSNYDERNRDYATIHHGLRFQRNRGIDDHDAVIWLGDFNYRIGLNLETARALVKKRDFETLYENDQLNLQMVAGLSFPFYSEARITFPPTYKFDIGTDDYDTSEKARIPAWTDRILRKGSNLRQILYNSAPLKFSDHRPVHAAFECRVSIVDEQLREKISKELYQRRKAEVGDATAHLGTGEDSDDEDLIGYDSIEPGLPPASSDRQKWWLDNKQPARAAVPVPKPRNGQAVGLNPNRPSNPFGLTEEPDWISIPRSSSKASLSSMSSSPFEKVNLPNVMASGSSIQPRKLPPPYDPSALPAKVGRMNLLDDHAPMGHVETPPPPPPPRRGTSGVAAMGQTPPSNGFGLNRVQTQPLPPPLRPTSAASHASQFSQNSKAGKPAPPVAKKPAHLTTTSPNSSPALSQSAMEDDFRPPLPTRANTGGLTGSPHSQDIGAAARKPVAPPKPGMNGTGAKPSSSIGAVGLPGMTGGVPSRRAAPPVQPKPQLPQQNQNQHQRQGSTDLLGSLGEGQEVGGWETLKPSTRA; this is encoded by the exons ATGGAATATTCCTCAGGGGCCTATTCTTCCCAGGCTCCCTCTCCCGAAAAGTCATGCGAGCTCTACATACGCGACTATCCTCATCGATCCATTGCCATTGTTTCAACCTCACACACTCTGATTCTTCGATATACTACCTCCACCAGTGAAGCCATCGCGAACGGCTCGCTTACATCCTTAGCTACGTCTACGAGGAGCCGCGGAAACCCCGGCGAAGCCTTGGTATCGAAATGCATGGTCGAGTTCGCACCTGTGTCGAGGCATTTACTGCAGGACTATCGCCGTCTGACACATCGACCGATATACGGGACACTAGGCTTGATCACAGTTAACAGCGAGGTCTTCCTATCTGTCATTACGCATGCAACACGTGCTGCCACCTTGCGGCCTGGCGAGACTGTTGAACGTATAAATGGAGTAGCGTTCTACTGCCTGAGCAGCGCGGACTACGACGATGTTGTTCCTCTAGAATCACTTGATCCGGAGTTTTCGGATTCTGCATCGGTGCAGTCTGCTCCCTATGGACAAGGCCTTGGTCGAAGAGAAGTTGCCATGGAGCACCCATGTCATGAGCTTCGCAACCTACTAAGCAACGGAACATTTTACTACAGTACAGATTTCGATCTCACAAACCGGCTTCAAGACAG ACCAATCAATTCCAACTCGTTCGAAATCGACAATTTCGACGATGGGTTTCTCTGGAACTCGTTCATGATCAGTCCTCTTGTCCAGTTTCGTTCTCGTCTTATGCCTCATGAGCGAGCTGCACTTGATTCGTCACGAATACTGACATCAGCAATTCGTGGTTTCTGTAAGACCATGACAATTCCGCTAAGCTCTTCGCCCCTGAAGAATGTCAAGTCAGGAATGCCTTCTTTTATGACTCTCATATCTCGCCTATCCTGTCGCAGAGCTGGAACTCGCTTCAACTCACGAGGTATTGACGATGATGGGCATGTGGCAAACTTTGTTGAAACTGAAACCACTTTCTGGAGCCCGGCGGGAACCATGTTCTCCTATGCTCAAGTGCGCGGATCAGTACCTGTGTTTTGGGAGCAAGCAGCCGACCTTATTCCAGGTCGGCAGAAGATCACAGTCACTAGATCTCCCGACGGGACACAGCCGGCCTTCAACAAACATTTTGAGGAGCTCGAGCAATCGTACGGAGCTGTCCATGTCATCAATCTTCTTAGTGAGACAAAGCCTGGCGAGGTTGAGCTCAGTACACTCTACCACAATGGTATCAAACACTGTCCATTAAGTCGTGCTGGACCAGACGGATCTTCGGACCATGCTCTCTTGCGAGAAACCAATTACGATTTCCACGCAGAAACAAAAGGGCCAGCGGGATATGAAGCTGCCCGAGATATCCGCCGCTATATTGAGGACTCTACCGACGGTTTTGCATACTTTCTTGCGGAGGAGACAAGCGAACCGAGATACGACCATGATGGCTCTGGACAAGCTCGTATGGTGGTTGTACTTCAGCAGGAGGGTGTCTTCCGAACCAATTGTCTGGACTGTCTTGATCGAACTAATCTTGTGCAGACCATGATCTCACAGATGGCAGTTGAGGCCTTTCTTGGACATCGGGGTGAATTTGCTGCCTCTGACTTCTGGATGAGACATTCCAGTCTCTGGGCAGACAACGGCGACTCTTTATCCAAGACCTATGCTGGGACAGGCGCACTCAAGTCATCTTTTACACGTCATGGAAAGATGTCTCTTGCAGGGGCTGTGGCTGACGTGCGAAAGTCTGTCCAACGTATCTATCACAACAACTTCCTCGACCCCTCTCGTCAAATCACTATTGACATGCTTTTGGGTCGCCTCGTTGGGCAAGCACCGGTCCTTCTGTTCGATCCCATCAGCGATTTCGTTTCAACAGAACTGTCCAAAAGGAGTAGCGAGTTCACGTCATACAATAGCATCACCATATGGGTTGGCACGTTCAACCTTAATGGCCGTACCGAAGGCGTCaatgatgatcttggccCTTGGTTATTCCCAGAGACCTTGGGAGATGCCCAGCCGGACATTTATGTCGTTGGTTTTCAAGAAATCGTAGAGCTCAGTCCGCAGCAGATCATGAACAGCGACCCATCACGGAAGAACCTATGGGAGCGAGCCGTGAAGCGCAATCTCAACGATCGACAAAAGCGCTTGGGGGGCGAGAGGTATGTGTTGCTACGGAGCGGGCAGCTGGTTGGGGCAGCCCTCTGCATTTTTGTAAAGACACCCAGTCTGGCCAACATTAAGAACGTGGAGGGTAGCGTGAAAAAGACTGGCATGTCTGGCATGGCTGGAAACAAGGGTGCTGTGGCGATCCGATTCGACTATGCCAACACTCATATATGTTTTGTCACGGCACATCTGGCTGCTGGCTTTTCAAACTACGATGAACGCAACCGCGATTATGCAACAATCCATCACGGTTTACGCTTCCAACGGAACCGGGGAATCGATGATCATG ACGCCGTCATCTGGTTGGGCGACTTCAACTATCGCATTGGCCTCAACTTGGAAACTGCGCGTGCATTAGTGAAGAAGCGTGACTTTGAGACGCTATACGAGAATGATCAGCTCAATCTGCAGATGGTAGCTGGATTATCGTTCCCCTTTTATTCTGAAGCTCGCATCACGTTCCCTCCGACGTACAAGTTTGACATAGGTACCGATGACTATGATACCTC TGAGAAAGCTCGCATTCCTGCGTGGACGGATCGTATCCTCAGGAAGGGTTCCAACCTCAGGCAGATCTTGTATAACTCGGCACCTCTCAAATTCTCAGATCACCGACCTGTCCACGCTGCCTTCGAATGCAGGGTGAGCATCGTGGATGAACAGCTGCGAGAAAAGATCAGTAAGGAGTTGTATCAACGTCGAAAAGCCGAGGTCGGAGACGCAACAGCTCATCTTGGCACTGGCGAGgacagcgatgatgaagatctcATTGGCTATGATTCTATCGAGCCCGGGCTTCCTCCCGCAAGTTCGGATCGCCAGAAGTGGTGGCTCGACAACAAGCAGCCCGCTCGTGCCGCGGTACCTGTGCCCAAACCCAGAAACGGGCAAGCCGTAGGGCTCAATCCCAATCGTCCTTCAAATCCTTTTGGCCTTACGGAAGAGCCGGACTGGATCTCTATTCCAAGATCGTCGTCAAAGGCATCTTTGTCTAGCATGTCAAGTTCACCATTTGAAAAAGTTAACTTGCCTAACGTCATGGCATCAGGGTCGAGTATTCAACCTCGAAAGCTGCCACCCCCATATGACCCATCAGCATTGCCAGCCAAGGTCGGGCGCATGAATCTTCTAGACGACCATGCTCCTATGGGCCATGTCGAGACGCCACCTCCGCCACCACCTCCGCGACGAGGAACATCAGGAGTAGCGGCAATGGGACAGACACCACCGAGCAACGGGTTTGGTCTTAATAGGGTGCAGACTCAACCGCTGCCTCCGCCTCTTCGGCCTACATCCGCAGCTTCTCATGCTTCCCAATTCTCGCAGAACAGCAAGGCTGGGAAACCTGCGCCGCCAGTAGCAAAGAAGCCTGCACATCTGACCACGACATCGCCAAACTCAAGCCCAGCACTGAGCCAGAGTGCCATGGAAGATGACTTTCGGCCACCGCTGCCAACGAGGGCTAACACCGGAGGTCTCACAGGAAGCCCTCACTCACAGGACATCGGAGCCGCCGCACGGAAGCCCGTAGCACCTCCGAAGCCTGGCATGAACGGAACTGGCGCAAAACCGTCTAGCTCGATCGGAGCGGTAGGACTGCCCGGGATGACGGGCGGAGTGCCATCCCGCCGGGCAGCGCCACCAGTGCAGCCCAAGCCGCAGTTGCCGCAACAGAACCAAAACCAGCATCAACGACAAGGGTCTACGGATCTATTGGGATCTCTGGGTGAAGGTCAAGAGGTAGGAGGATGGGAAACGTTGAAGCCGAGCACAAGAGCATAG
- a CDS encoding uncharacterized protein (expressed protein) gives MISISNLKLSYFFGFYCCATVSDSSAISYIILCPITRSHITDLAHVLGATLFFEIPHIFMLLYGNFSTSWAVCLEVFLPWRLSNLVWQLFSPSQIKHFGRYMRSLLVRPEFVAKSRGL, from the coding sequence ATGATCTCAATTTCGAATCTGAAGCTCTCTTATTTTTTTGGTTTCTATTGTTGCGCGACGGTCTCCGATTCTTCGGCAATATCATATATAATCTTGTGTCCCATAACAAGATCGCATATCACGGATCTTGCGCATGTCTTAGGGGCTACCCTTTTCTTTGAGATACCGCACATCTTTATGTTATTATATGGCAATTTTTCAACGAGCTGGGCTGTCTGTTTGGAAGTGTTCCTGCCTTGGCGTCTTTCGAATCTTGTTTGGCaactcttctctccaagccAAATTAAGCACTTCGGCAGGTATATGCGAAGCTTGCTGGTCCGGCCAGAATTCGTGGCAAAGTCTCGTGGCCTGA